Proteins co-encoded in one Lynx canadensis isolate LIC74 chromosome C1, mLynCan4.pri.v2, whole genome shotgun sequence genomic window:
- the FAAH gene encoding fatty-acid amide hydrolase 1 isoform X1: MVLDDLWTELPGASVAALACCFVAAAVALRWSSRRLARDAGARARRKQRAALETMDKSAQRFRLQNPDLDSEALLALPLTQLVQKLHRGELSPEAALFTYVGKAWEVNKQTNCVTTYLADCETQLSQAPKRGLLYGVPVSLKECFSYKGQDSTLGLSLNESMPAECDSVVVQVLKLQGAVPFVHTNIPQSMFSYDCSNPLFGQTLNPLKSSKSPGGSSGGEGALIAGGGSPLGLGTDIGGSIRFPSSFCGICGLKPTGNRISKSGLKGCVYGQVAVPMSVGPMARDVESLALCLRALLCEDMFRLDAAVPPLPFKEEVYTSSQPLRVGYYETDNYTTPTPAMKRALLETKQSLEAAGHTLIPFLPSNIPHALEILSTGGLFSDGGHSFLQNFKGDFVDPCLGDLISVLKIPRCLKGLLAFLLKPLFPRIAAFLGSMKSRSAGKLWELQYEIEVYRNSVIAQWRALDLDVLLTPMLGPALNLNAPGRATAAVSYTLLYNCLDFPAGVVPVTTVTAEDEAQMEHYRGYFGDIWDKVLQKAVKKSMGLPVAVQCVALPWQEELCLRFMREVERLMTPEKQPS; the protein is encoded by the exons ATGGTGCTGGACGATCTGTGGACCGAGCTCCCTGGCGCCTCCGTGGCTGCCCTGGCCTGCTGCTTCGTTGCAGCGGCCGTGGCCCTGCGCTGGTCAAGTCGTCGGCTGGCGCGGGACGCGGGGGCCAGGGCACGACGCAAACAGCGGGCGGCTCTGGAGACCATGGATAAGTCGGCGCAGCGCTTCCGCCTCCAG AACCCCGACCTGGACTCAGAGGCACTGCTGGCCCTGCCCCTGACTCAGCTGGTGCAGAAGTTACACCGAGGGGAGCTGTCCCCGGAGGCTGCACTCTTCACCTACGTAGGAAAG GCCTGGGAAGTAAACAAACAGACCAACTGTGTGACCACCTACCTGGCAGACTGTGAGACTCAGCTGTCCCAGGCCCCAAAGCGGGGCCTGCTCTATGGAGTCCCTGTGAGCCTCAAGGAGTGCTTCAGCTACAAG GGCCAGGACTCAACACTGGGCTTGAGCCTGAACGAGAGCATGCCTGCAGAGTGTGACAGTGTGGTGGTGCAGGTGCTGAAGCTACAGGGCGCTGTGCCCTTCGTGCACACCAACATCCCTCAGTCCATGTTCAG CTATGACTGCAGTAATCCCCTCTTTGGCCAGACCTTGAACCCACTGAAGTCCTCTAAGAGCCCAGGTGGCTCCTCTGGGGGTGAAGGGGCCCTCATTGCAGGTGGAGGCTCCCCCCTGGGCTTAGGTACTGACATCGGAGGCAGTATCcgctttccctcctccttctgtgGCATCTGTGGCCTCAAGCCCACGGGAAACCGCATCAG CAAAAGTGGCCTGAAGGGCTGTGTCTATGGACAGGTAGCAG tGCCAATGTCAGTCGGCCCCATGGCTCGGGATGTGGAAAGCCTGGCACTGTGCCTGCGAGCGCTACTGTGTGAGGACATGTTCCGCTTGGATGCTGCCGTGCCCCCCCTGCCCTTCAAGGAGGAg GTCTACACAAGCTCTCAGCCCCTGCGTGTGGGGTATTATGAGACCGACAACTATACCACACCAACCCCGGCCATGAAGCGGGCCCTGCTGGAGACgaagcagagcctggaggctgctggcCACACG CTGATCCCCTTCCTGCCAAGCAATATACCCCATGCTCTGGAGATCCTCTCAACAGGTGGGCTGTTCAGTGATGGTGGCCACAGCTTCCTACAGAACTT CAAAGGTGATTTCGTGGACCCCTGCTTGGGAGACCTGATCTCAGTTCTGAAGATACCCAGGTGTTTGAAAGGACTGCTGGCTTTCCTGCTAAAGCCTCTG TTCCCAAGGATAGCAGCCTTTCTTGGCAGTATGAAGTCCCG GTCGGCTGGAAAGCTCTGGGAACTGCAGTACGAGATTGAG GTGTACCGCAACTCTGTGATTGCCCAGTGGAGAGCACTGGACCTGGATGTGTTGCTCACCCCCATGCTGGGCCCTGCTCTGAACCTGAATGCTCCCGGCAGGGCCACAG CGGCTGTCAGCTACACTCTGCTCTACAACTGCCTGGACTTCCCAGCGGGGGTGGTGCCTGTCACCACAGTGACCGCTGAGGACGAGGCTCAGATGGAACATTACAGGGGCTACTTTGGAGATATCTGGGACAAGGTGCTACAGAAG GCCGTGAAGAAGAGCATGGGGCTGCCCGTGGCCGTGCAGTGTGTGGCTCTGCCCTGGCAAGAAGAGTTGTGTCTGCGGTTCATGCGGGAGGTGGAGCGACTGATGACCCCTGAAAAGCAGCCATCCTGA
- the FAAH gene encoding fatty-acid amide hydrolase 1 isoform X2, translated as MVLDDLWTELPGASVAALACCFVAAAVALRWSSRRLARDAGARARRKQRAALETMDKSAQRFRLQAWEVNKQTNCVTTYLADCETQLSQAPKRGLLYGVPVSLKECFSYKGQDSTLGLSLNESMPAECDSVVVQVLKLQGAVPFVHTNIPQSMFSYDCSNPLFGQTLNPLKSSKSPGGSSGGEGALIAGGGSPLGLGTDIGGSIRFPSSFCGICGLKPTGNRISKSGLKGCVYGQVAVPMSVGPMARDVESLALCLRALLCEDMFRLDAAVPPLPFKEEVYTSSQPLRVGYYETDNYTTPTPAMKRALLETKQSLEAAGHTLIPFLPSNIPHALEILSTGGLFSDGGHSFLQNFKGDFVDPCLGDLISVLKIPRCLKGLLAFLLKPLFPRIAAFLGSMKSRSAGKLWELQYEIEVYRNSVIAQWRALDLDVLLTPMLGPALNLNAPGRATAAVSYTLLYNCLDFPAGVVPVTTVTAEDEAQMEHYRGYFGDIWDKVLQKAVKKSMGLPVAVQCVALPWQEELCLRFMREVERLMTPEKQPS; from the exons ATGGTGCTGGACGATCTGTGGACCGAGCTCCCTGGCGCCTCCGTGGCTGCCCTGGCCTGCTGCTTCGTTGCAGCGGCCGTGGCCCTGCGCTGGTCAAGTCGTCGGCTGGCGCGGGACGCGGGGGCCAGGGCACGACGCAAACAGCGGGCGGCTCTGGAGACCATGGATAAGTCGGCGCAGCGCTTCCGCCTCCAG GCCTGGGAAGTAAACAAACAGACCAACTGTGTGACCACCTACCTGGCAGACTGTGAGACTCAGCTGTCCCAGGCCCCAAAGCGGGGCCTGCTCTATGGAGTCCCTGTGAGCCTCAAGGAGTGCTTCAGCTACAAG GGCCAGGACTCAACACTGGGCTTGAGCCTGAACGAGAGCATGCCTGCAGAGTGTGACAGTGTGGTGGTGCAGGTGCTGAAGCTACAGGGCGCTGTGCCCTTCGTGCACACCAACATCCCTCAGTCCATGTTCAG CTATGACTGCAGTAATCCCCTCTTTGGCCAGACCTTGAACCCACTGAAGTCCTCTAAGAGCCCAGGTGGCTCCTCTGGGGGTGAAGGGGCCCTCATTGCAGGTGGAGGCTCCCCCCTGGGCTTAGGTACTGACATCGGAGGCAGTATCcgctttccctcctccttctgtgGCATCTGTGGCCTCAAGCCCACGGGAAACCGCATCAG CAAAAGTGGCCTGAAGGGCTGTGTCTATGGACAGGTAGCAG tGCCAATGTCAGTCGGCCCCATGGCTCGGGATGTGGAAAGCCTGGCACTGTGCCTGCGAGCGCTACTGTGTGAGGACATGTTCCGCTTGGATGCTGCCGTGCCCCCCCTGCCCTTCAAGGAGGAg GTCTACACAAGCTCTCAGCCCCTGCGTGTGGGGTATTATGAGACCGACAACTATACCACACCAACCCCGGCCATGAAGCGGGCCCTGCTGGAGACgaagcagagcctggaggctgctggcCACACG CTGATCCCCTTCCTGCCAAGCAATATACCCCATGCTCTGGAGATCCTCTCAACAGGTGGGCTGTTCAGTGATGGTGGCCACAGCTTCCTACAGAACTT CAAAGGTGATTTCGTGGACCCCTGCTTGGGAGACCTGATCTCAGTTCTGAAGATACCCAGGTGTTTGAAAGGACTGCTGGCTTTCCTGCTAAAGCCTCTG TTCCCAAGGATAGCAGCCTTTCTTGGCAGTATGAAGTCCCG GTCGGCTGGAAAGCTCTGGGAACTGCAGTACGAGATTGAG GTGTACCGCAACTCTGTGATTGCCCAGTGGAGAGCACTGGACCTGGATGTGTTGCTCACCCCCATGCTGGGCCCTGCTCTGAACCTGAATGCTCCCGGCAGGGCCACAG CGGCTGTCAGCTACACTCTGCTCTACAACTGCCTGGACTTCCCAGCGGGGGTGGTGCCTGTCACCACAGTGACCGCTGAGGACGAGGCTCAGATGGAACATTACAGGGGCTACTTTGGAGATATCTGGGACAAGGTGCTACAGAAG GCCGTGAAGAAGAGCATGGGGCTGCCCGTGGCCGTGCAGTGTGTGGCTCTGCCCTGGCAAGAAGAGTTGTGTCTGCGGTTCATGCGGGAGGTGGAGCGACTGATGACCCCTGAAAAGCAGCCATCCTGA